TGCGTTGTCCCTTTGGGGGACACTACTGGCCCCTGGACTGCTTCGTTGGTCCTTGGGCTGTCCCATTTGGGGTCCATTGACACCCCCCTAACTGTTCCTTGGGACCCTTGCTGCCCCCGCTCATCGCCTTCCACCTGGATGTGCTGTGTCCCACTTCCTACTCTCACCGTGTGCTTTCTTTGCgtcccccttcccccaggtccCCTACGTGGAGCTGGGGGGCAGGGTACTGGTCATGGCAGTATACGACTTCGACCGCTTCTCCCGCAACGACGCCATTGGGGAGGTGCGGGTCCCCATGAGCTCCGTGGACTTGGGGCGGCCAGTGCTGGCCTGGCGGGAGCTGCAGGCGGCTCCTCGGGAGGAGGTGAGCACGCGTGGCCACGCCCCCACATATGGCCCCGCCCACCTCAACCCCGGGCCAATCAGATCACAGGCCTCCGCGATCCTCCGGGCTCCAGCGCTTCCACCTGCTGCAGAAGAGTAGCTCCCAGGTCTATCCTGGTGGATCAACGCCTCCCCTCGGCAGTCCCCCTCGGATTGTACCACCTGGGTCTTAACTCTGGACCATACCATTTCAACAcgagggggagggaagaaaaatcGCAGAGGGGTTGGATGCGGAGCCCCGGTTCCGGTGATGGGTCCCTCTCCATCTTTTAGCAGGAGAAACTAGGTGACATCTGCTTCTCCCTCCGCTATGTCCCCACGGCTGGGAAGCTCACCGTCATCGTCCTGGAGGCTAAAAACCTGAAGAAGATGGATGTAGCAGGGCTGTCAGGTGTGTGGGAAGCACATGGTGGTGGTGAAGGGCGGGGGAGGTGCTCTGGCTAAGGTTCTGGCAGTGTCTGGGTCCCGAGGGTCTCATGGGGAGAGGGAGGTCCAGGCTGTCATGGAGGATTTAGATTCTATTTGGGGACAGAGAAAGGGAGACCTGAGGGGTCCATGGGCTGTCTCCATGTTGTTCCAAAGAAGAGTCTCATGCATTCCCCTCAATCTGATCCCTTTGGACTCACCAGAGTGGTGGGGTTATAagattcctcctccctctccccagatcCGTATGTCAAGGTCCACCTGCTGCAGGGCGGCAAAAAGGTGCGGAAGAAGAAAACGACCATCAAGAAGAATACTCTGAACCCCTATTACAACGAGGCCTTCAGCTTCGAGGTGCCCTGTGACCAGGTCCAGGTGAGCTCAGACCTGCCCATAGCCCCTGCCAGAGCAGCCCTTACCCCGCAGTCCCAGGCCCTTAGAAACCCCCGTTGCTAAGGGAAGGGAGACTCCTTAGCAACCCTTAGAAGCCAGGTCTTGGGGGTCTGATTGTGTTCTCAATCTCAGTTTCTCCCATGAGGACCAGGAAGCCCCGCCCCCAAGCAAGACCAGGGTGCCCATTGCCCTCAGGAGCTCTAAGTACTGAGAAAAAGAGACTTCCCCACAGCCCTAAGGCCCGGCCCCTCCACCCATTTCAAAGTCTTGAAGATTTGCCCCCCTTAGGAAGCAGACCCTAAGGAGCCTCCTAACAACCCCCGAGCAACGGGGATCCTGCGAGTTTATCTCCTTTGAAATCTGATCGCAGGAAGACTCCAGAGCATCCCTGTGACCAGCCGCAGGGCGctccgcccccccccgccccccacccccccgtccGAGCTCCAGATGAAGCCTTAGCCCGGCGGCCTAGGAAGGCCCCTCAGAATGAGGCTTGCGAGGGAGAGGGTCTCCTTAGCAATGATACCTGAGTCCCTCGCGTTACCTCCTTACCCCActctctgtctcttcttcctcccctgcccaccccagaagGTTCAGGTGGAGCTGACTGTGCTAGACTACGACAAGCTGGGCAAGAACGAGGCCATCGGGAGGGTGGCCGTAGGGGCAGCGGCCGGGGGCGCTGGCCTGCGGCACTGGGCAGACATGCTGGCCAACCCCCGGCGGCCCATCGCCCAGTGGCACTCGCTGCGGCCCCCTGACCGAGTGAGGCCACCGCCAGCACCCTGATCCCCACCCTCAAGCCCCTGACCCCAGACTCCTGGCCAAAGCCACGTCCATGCCCACCTTTAAGCCTTCTCTGAACGCTAACACCCGCCCCCCACTCTACCCATTcctgccttctccccacccccattatgCCAATCATGATAACCTGCCAACTCCCCCAATATGGCACATGCCCAGAAGCCCCAGGGACCCCTGGAGGAGGGGAGCAGTCTGGGCTCCCGCCATCCCAGGGTCCCGCCCTCTGCTTTGACAATCAGTGATCCCAGCCTACTATCCCCTTGGCTCCCAGTACCCCTTTTCCTGCACAGTGTCACCCACTCCTGTCCCCGGTCTGATTCCTGCACCGCTCCTGGGACCAAATAAATACTCAGCAACTTTGCTGGCCTGGACCGGTGCTCCTTGATGGGGGTGGGTAGGGGTGAGGACTGGGAACCCAGGAGGGACCCTCCAGGGGTGGGACCACACAAGGGCAGGGATAGGGCTGCCTATCCTGGAAACACACATGGAAACTcacccacccactcatccatccatcctttcacCCACTCACTCTCCCATTCACTccctcacttattcattcactcaccccTCCaaacttcagcttcctcatctgaaaaaaatcatGATAATACTAATACCTACTGTACATTTGCTGTGAGGAGTCAATGAGAATTCACTTAGTTATTCATGAATTTATCCACTCCCTCACCCATGATTTACATAGATTTTCATACCcatatttccctccctccctttctttcttccttgcatCATCCATCCTTTCTATATTCCCTGAGGCCCTCTGTGTGCCAGCTTCTGTTGGATGCTGGGGACCCCCAAATAGATGCAAATCCAGACTTTACTTCCAAGCAACTTACTGTCATCAAGGAAACAAAGTAGATATGCAGCATCTAGGAATGAAATCCCcagagaatgagagaaagggCAAGATTTCCTCAGGGAGACACAGTAGTTCCAGCtacacttcattcttttttcaacaaattctttctctcagtctgtgtctAGGAAAGTTGATCATTTTATTGGCTTCTCCCCCATCTCATCCCAGTCAGGATTTCAGGTGATGGACAAAGGTCCATGGCATTTGGCGAGAGAGCTCTCTGAGCATCAGGTAAAGTGGAAAATGAGCCAACAAGTACTGCCATGTGCGAAGGAAAGGGGCAGAACTTACCCCTGAGCTTCCTGGTGGCCAATGGGAAAAGGGAAATCTGATCAGTTACCTAGGTTGTGAGgtccatgaaatttaaaaaatttctccaaaGGGATGCAGTAATTTCTCATGTGTGAGTGAGTGGGGGGCATCTTTATAAAGACAGTACTATGtatatattattactattattactattacttttgCTACTTTTGATaataatcctcacagcaacctcaTGAAATAGACACGATCATTATTCCCAgttgacaaatgaggaaactgtgcTTCAGGGAATTAACATGACCTGCTCAGGATCATACATCCAGGAAGTCCTTCTCTAAATCCTGGGATTGAATCTGTTCTGAGTTAGATGATGACATTGGGATCCCTGGGTCTATGTCTCCACAAGTAAGCAGACAAATGAGAAGTATAAAACCATTACAAGTGGCGACCAAACTGGGAAGGAAACTAGTAAGGGCTCAGATCATTTAAAGAGGGTTGTCAGGGGCAGCTTCTCTGAAGAAGTAGTGTTTAGGCTGTGATATGAATGACAAGAAGGCATGAGGCTTCCAAAGATGAAGGggaaatacaatggaatatgatccagtcacaaaaaggaatgaagtactgattcatgctatagcacagatgaaccttgaaaacacgattttaagtgaaagaagccagacataaaaggccacatattgtatgattccaactatatgaaatatctagaataggcaaatccacagagaaaaaaataagtagacTAGTGGTTTTCAGGAACTAGGGAGAGGGATAAGTGGGGAGTGACTGATTAATGAGTATGGGGTCTCCTTATGGCGTGATGAGCAatttctggaactagatagtggtgatggttgcacaatactgtgaatgtactaaacatCATTAATTGTAAGCTTTGTATTGTGtgtattttaacacacacacacacacacacaaagatgagGGGGAAGAAAATTCCATACAGAAGGAACCCCAAGTTCCtcgcaaaggccctgggggcaaGAACAGGCTTGATGTATTCTCAAAAGAGCCAGGAGGCCAGTGCGGCTGGAGAGGAGCATCAGGGCGGAtgtatggggggtgggggtggggacatgACTTAAGAGACACAGCCAAGAGCCAGATCACACAGGAACTAGGAAGTGAAGCTAAGGAACTGGGATTGTATCTACCTGCAGTGAGAAACCTCAGTAGGGTTTTAGAGGGAAGTGGCGTGGCTTGGTTCACATTTCAGATTACTCTGGCTCCTCCGTGGAGGAAGCGTTGTGGAGAGTGGTGGTGATGAAGATAAAAGACATTATGTCTCACTGGAGACAGTCAGGATCTGGGGCTCTAGTGGGCTGAAGGTTGACTCAGGAGGGGCCCAGGTTGGCTGGCCCACTCCTGGAGCGTTGCTGAAAACTCAGCCTTCATTTCCTTCCCGCTAACCAGAACTGTCCTCAGCAGGCAGGTGGACCTCCTTTTAACCCACCACACTCCTGCTAGCTGCATGTTacctttcccattttacagagcaggaaactgaggcagagagggtgACTGACTTGGCTAAGTTCCTGTAGCAGGGTGAGGAGAGGGGACAGAGGACAGAGGCTCCTTGGGTGCTGTgccctgggctgggtgctggggatgaTCTGGAGATGTGCCTCACTGgagtccctgcccttgtggaactCACAGACAGGTTAAGTCACCTGGCCGAGTTCTCTCAGCCAGCAAGTGACAGGACAAGGTGTAAACCCAGCCATGTCTGGCACCAAAAGCCACATTCTCAAGCGTCCTCAACCCCAGATATAAAGTACTGGGAGTCACAGGGTAGACTACAGTGGCCATCTGCTGAAAAAGCAGGAGCAGAACTCAGGAAGATCCCTGGCTAAGGTTGGAAGGATGAGTTGGAGTTTtccagggggagaaggggaggatgTTAGAAGGAGCAACACAAGccataaagggacttccctggtggttcagtagctaagactccgcgctcccaatgctcccaatgcagggtgcccaggttcgatccctggtcagggaactagatctcacatgccgcaactaaaaggtgccatgtgctgcaactaaaaaaaaaaaaaaagatcctgcgtgccacaactaagacctggctcagccaagtaaataaataaacaaaaacacaagcCATATAGACCTGGAGACAAAAGAGGACTTGGTGTGGTTCCTGAGGTGTGCTATTACCATCTCTCTGAAGCCCTGTTGTGTAGCTTGCCCTCTTCCGTGGTTTAAATACTGTCactgtggctgatttcaagccACCAATGTGAAGTCTGAATATAGAGTTGAGAAGAGATGCCTACTACCACACCATCCTATAGTATTTCCCAGAGTAGAACAAGGGTCCCAAAATTTAAGgcaaagccaaaacaaaaacaaaaacaaagtcaccAAAACCAACACAcccagtaatcaagatagtattttaatgcaatatttttttaaattcaaaactaatggaaaaataaataaaatataaaaaatttaaagacaggATCTGACCCTTCACTTGGACCACTCTGCCTTATCCTAATCCTGGCCcttgttctaataaaactttatttacaaaaatagacaGCCCATGGTCCTAGTCTgccaacttcattttttaaactattgcATTAAAATAGCATTTCCTTCTTACAGGTACAATAGCTGTAAATAACCTTAAGACCatcaataattataaaatataataaagtaggaagtgatgagttttgagtatgattacttttattttaatgtattttattggaATTTAATTTTTAGTAGTTAATTtagtaaaaagtttaatttttagtaATGATTGTGTGTAAAACCAggtcacaaaattcctgaaaatttaacaaccGGGGCCAGTGCTAGCTGGCCCCAGTACTTCGCTGTGTTTTTCTCACCTGGAGAGAAGCCCTGTGTGATAGAGCCAGGGTGTGAGGGGAAATGGGGCCACAGAGGTCTATAGTTTAAGGTCTAAGCCACCTGAGTTTAATTCGGGTTTATCAAGATTCTGTTCCGTTCTGTCTAAATTTGAATCGGCCCAGGCCTCCAGCTTCCAGAAATTTTGTTCGTCCCCAGCTCCGCCCCAGCCTCTTCCGGCCCCGCCCCTACTCCTCCAGCGCCGTCGTCATGACAACCGCGTCCTCTCGCCCACCACTCCCACAAACCCTTAGCGCTCCCATTGGCTAAAAGTTTGCAACCGGCAGGTCTCCCTCGCTCTCATTGGTCAGTTGATCGCGGTGGTGCCAGCCCGCCCACTCCTATTGGCCGACTGATTGAAAAGGGCGGGGACTATGGGCAGCAGTTGTGTAGGGGCCTTCGGATCCCAGCGCCGCAccgagaggggagggagaggacgtCTCGGGTTATTTGGAAGGATAAAGGTGAGGGGGGTGTGAAAGGGGCGAGAAGTCAGCGGAGGTGAGAGGGGAATGGGTGGGCAATGCAGACACGATATTTGGGGACTCCCGGGTTGTTTGTCCCGCAGGGCGATGACCACACCAGCGGGCTCGGGCACTGGCTTCGGCTCTGTGTCCTGGTGGGGCCTGTCCCCGGCGGTTGACCTGCAGGCTGAGAGTGAGTCGCCCACTCAGGACCACAAATCATCCGACACAGCGGCTGCTTTCACAGCCTGGCAGACACTAACGTTCTGGCGCTAACGTTCTCTGAGGCTCCGAGGGCGGGGGGTGCCCTCCAGTGGACAGCCTAGATACCTCTGCGAACTACGAGTCCCAGAACGCTTAGAGGCACAGCTCCTTTTAAAACCAAGGCCAGGGGTGCAAGTCCTGCTGGGAGTTGTAGTCCATCGTTCTGGGGGTGGCTTCAGGGGGCCCTCTCCAGGCCACCAACCCCAGCCCGCTGTCGTCTTGTCAGGTCCTCCTGTGGACCCAGACTCACAGGCCGATACAGAGCACGGGACCCCCGAGCTAAATGTGCTGCTGTTGGGCTCCGTGGATGGGCGACACCTGCTACGGACCCTGGCCCGGGCGGCTCTCTGGCCTCGAAGGAGGTTCCGTGTAAGCTGGGATTATGGGATCCTGGAAGGAGGAGGATGAAGATAAGAGCACAGATTCCTGAGTCCttgagggaggagggagctggggaccCAGACTCCTAGGTTCTgaggagggaaggggctggggttggggacTCCTGGGTTGAAGTGGGAGGAAGAGCCTAAGGATCAAGTCTCCTGAGTAGTGATGGGGAGGAGGGTTCTGAGTGCCCACACTCCTGTGTTTGAAGGAGTGGGGCTGGTGTACAGGTCTCCTGGGTCCTGTGGAAGGAGGGGGCTGAGGTTTCCCACTCCGGGGTCTCCTAGGGGCCAGGAACACAGGTCTCAGAATCATTCTTCCCTGTCCATCCTTCCAGTTTTATGTGCTGGAGAATAATATGGAAGCTGTAGCCCGACACATGCTGATTTTCTGCCTAGCCCTGGAGGATCCTGAGAAGATGGGGTTGCAAGGTCAGCAAAGACCCAGCAATCTGGCCCCcagctccttccccctccctgcaggAATTCTGGCATTTCAAGGGTGTGGTTAAACATTTTGGACATTGTTCCCTATTTCATCACTTGCTCACTTGTTTGGTAGCCTTAGAGCCTCAGCTTTTCCCACCTTTGAAATGGGGATAAAAGATAATACTTCCTAGAATCATTTAGGGAATTCCAGGAGAAAAGCCAAATAAAACTCTCAGAACTGTGCGTGACACAGTGTAAGCATTCAAAACCTCCTCGCGAGGGAGAAGCCCAAAAGAGATCAAAGGGCTTCCTGAGAGGTAGTGAGTCCCCCAGATGTGGGGAGGGTTTGGCTGAGCTGAGCTCAGTCCTGCCCAAAGCCTCCCTCAGGCCTGAGTCTCCCTTAGTTAGAGGTGTGCACCCCAGGGAATCTGCGTGGAGGAAGCGGCCTTGGAAGTGAGATTataaggaggagggggagaaggaggattTGGGTGGGAAATGATTATTTCCCAGTAACAAAAACTTCAGTTTAGTGCCTAGAGCAGAGTGTAGACTCAGGCAGGCtgtgttcaaattctgactctgcttgctgtgtgaccttagttgcggcaggtgaactcttagttgcagcatgcatgtaggatctagttccatgaccagggatcgaacccgggccgcctgcattgggagcgcggagtcttatccactgtgccaccagggaagtcccttttgtaagattcttaattaaaatgaaaatattcaacaCTTTAACACACATAGATCTTCATctccatctatatctatatacaacttttccttttttaaggcaagggaaacaaacatGAAATTCAGGATTGGGGTTACCTGCAGGGGGTGGGAAGGAATAGGCGAGGAGACCTAGGTGAGGTGTAAGTTATTCTTCGTGTTCTAGCTATTCGGGTGGGTAGGGAGTTTGCCTGGGTCCGTTGTGCTCATTACACGACTATGGAATAAGAAGATCACTATAAAGTGGGTAGGCGTCACCTGCACGGGTCTCATTTCTGGGCTCactcctctgccccctcctctaATTTTCTCCCCCCTCCCTGCAGAGAGGAGCGAGACCTTCCTGGAGGTGTGGGGGAACTCGCTGCTGCGCCCGCCTGTGGCCGCCTTCGTGCGCGCCCAGGCCGGCCGCTTGGCTCGCCTCGTCCCGGAGCCCGATCGCCTGGCGGAGCAGCTGCCCTGGCTCAGCCTGGGCGCCCTCAAGGTGCCGCCGCCCGGCCTGCGACCGTCACCGGCGGGGATCCGGGTGGCGGCGGGAAGTATGGGGATGGGCAGTCCAAAAGAGTTTGCGTTGATGGATCGAGCTGAGGGCTCCCCGGCTCCCACAGTGGGATATGGCCCTGGGGGTGGCTTCTactctcggagcctcagtttcttcatctgagaaaAAAGAGAATCGTTCCCACGCcctaggagggaagggaggatcaGGTAAGAGAAGCCGCGGTCCCTGCAGCCGCCTCTCCTTCGTTCTGTCTCCACGCGGGCCTGGCCGCGCAGTTCCGCGAGCGCGACGCCCTGGAGGCCGTGTTCCGTTTCTGGGCCGGAGGGGAGAAGGGGCCCGAGGCTTTCCCCATGAGCCGCCTGTGGGACTCGAGGTTGCGCCACTACCTGGGCTCCCGGTACGACGCCCGGCGCGGTGTCAGCGACTGGGACCTGCACATGAAGCTGCACGATCGcggggtgagggctgggaggaggggcctggggtCTCCAGTCCTGGGTGTgtaggaggaggggctggggcttgAGGAAGCAGCGGTTGGGGGCCCCGAATCCTGGGTCTGAAGGA
Above is a window of Balaenoptera ricei isolate mBalRic1 chromosome 19, mBalRic1.hap2, whole genome shotgun sequence DNA encoding:
- the SYT5 gene encoding synaptotagmin-5 isoform X2, translating into MFPEPPTPGPPATDTPPDSSRISHGPVPPWALATIVLVSGLLVFSCCFCLYRKRCRRRMGKKSQAQAQVHLQEVKELGRSYIDKVQPEVEELEPTPSGPGQQVAEKHELGRLQYSLDYDFQSGQLLVGIVQAEGLAALDLGGSSDPYVRVYLLPDKRRRHETRVHRQTLNPHFGENFAFKVPYVELGGRVLVMAVYDFDRFSRNDAIGEVRVPMSSVDLGRPVLAWRELQAAPREEEKLGDICFSLRYVPTAGKLTVIVLEAKNLKKMDVAGLSDPYVKVHLLQGGKKVRKKKTTIKKNTLNPYYNEAFSFEVPCDQVQKVQVELTVLDYDKLGKNEAIGRVAVGAAAGGAGLRHWADMLANPRRPIAQWHSLRPPDRVRPPPAP
- the SYT5 gene encoding synaptotagmin-5 isoform X1; amino-acid sequence: MFPEPPTPGPPATDTPPDSSRISHGPVPPWALATIVLVSGLLVFSCCFCLYRKRCRRRMGKKSQAQAQVHLQEVKELGRSYIDKVQPEVEELEPTPSGPGQQVAEKHELGRLQYSLDYDFQSGQLLVGIVQAEGLAALDLGGSSDPYVRVYLLPDKRRRHETRVHRQTLNPHFGENFAFKVPYVELGGRVLVMAVYDFDRFSRNDAIGEVRVPMSSVDLGRPVLAWRELQAAPREEQEKLGDICFSLRYVPTAGKLTVIVLEAKNLKKMDVAGLSDPYVKVHLLQGGKKVRKKKTTIKKNTLNPYYNEAFSFEVPCDQVQKVQVELTVLDYDKLGKNEAIGRVAVGAAAGGAGLRHWADMLANPRRPIAQWHSLRPPDRVRPPPAP